The genomic segment CCGGCTGCACAGAAAGAAAATCCCGGTTAAACAGCCGCCTCCTTCGTCGGGAGATCTCAGATTGGCTCCTTCAAAACAAGGGGCGCCGACGGCCCCTGCCGGACCAGGCCGGCGAGCTGCGTTTTGAAGCCCCCCGGGCGCCATCCCAAACTATGCAGCTACGGCCTTGGATGCCGGGAACGTCCTCTCCAAGACTCGACAGGAGCGTCCCCCGTCAGCCGCACGAGCACGCAGCCCACGGAAGCCCGAGTGGCCGGAGCCCGGCTAAGGCCGATGCCACGCTCTCTTCGCGTCGCCTACCCAGGAGACGCCCCGGACGGGACTCAGGGCGCCTGAGCCGCGTCCCCGCAGGCTCCAGAAGCAGCAGGTGCGGGCTCGGAACTCGTCGGACAAAGCCTCTGGGGCGGCCCTCAGAAAACCAGGCGCCGCTCGCTACTGCTCCGAGAGCCTCCGCCACGTCCGAGCCCCGCACCGCCGCGCTCCCggccctcctcctccagcctaGCGGCATTGGAACAACGCATCCCGCTTCCGGCCGCCCAGGGCTGTAGTCCGTCTCAGTGTTTCCGTGCCACACTGGGTACGGCTCTCCTAGAGCTAGGCGGGGCAGGAGGCCCTGTGAGGCCGCGCCTGGAGGAGTATGGCAGCGGATAAACTCGGGACCCGGTTACACTGTCGCAAAAAGAAACTTACTCACCATTCCGGGCAGCgggaagacaaagaaaggaaagggaattgtGGGTAATAAATATGCCGCCTGGCAGATCGCGAGAGTTGATGCCGGCGCGGGATGTCAGATTTAAAGCAACAGGACTCCTATAAACCTAAAAATCAACGCGGGGCGGAGAAGCTACCACGGCTGACTGGGTTTTCCGACTGAGGAGCCACCGGGAAGACTCTGTCCGGGCTGAGAAACTGCGGCGGGCGGGCCCGGCCCGGGGAGAGGCGGGGGAAAGTGCGGGTCCCGGAGGCACTTGTCCACCCCGCCCCGGGCCGACACCGCGGACGCGGCGTCTGGTGCGTGGGCGCTGGGTTGAGGGTGagggtgtggtgggggtggggacggaGATGGGGGGTAAGGACAGAGATGGAGGGTGGGGACCGAGGTGAGGGTGGGTGGGCCGTGGGGGCTGGGGTCAGGGTTCACTTTAGGACGCGTGACTTACTTACCCCATCCCGCCAAATATGGGCGCGAATAACGCGAGTCCGTCCAGTAGTCCGCTCGGCCTCGCGCCAGGCCCCGAACCGAGGGGGCCCCAGGCCCTCCCCGAGCACGGTGCGCAAAGACCCTGCCCAAGGGCCAGGCAGGTCCAGCGCCGAGGCCACCCAGtgcggctgcagggcagaggccGAGAGGTGCGCGTCCCGGCGTACCGAGGAGCCGGGAGGGCTGTTAAGCGAAGGAGTGgaatgaacactttttttttctttttgagacaagagtctcgctctgtcacccaggctggagtgcagtggcgcgacctcgactctgcagcctcagccttccgggttcaagcgattctcttgtctcagcctacgagttgctgggattacatacgcccgccactacgcctggctaattttcgtatttttgctacagacggggtttcgccgtgttggtcaggctggtctcgaacttcttacttctcaggtgatccgcccgcctcggcctcccaaagtgctaggattacaggcgagagccaccgcgtgCCCGGCCAGAATGACCACTTTTTTAGGACCTCTTCCCTGCCGCGCAGAAACTGGAGGGAGCTGGGCGCAGTGCAGAGATGAGGTCAGGAGCCCGAGTGGGAGTGGAATGAAAGAGTGGATGCAGGCGGTGCAGAGGGGTCGGATTGGAAGGACTCCTCAGATGGGAGGGTGTGGCGAGGGTAGCAGCGGGCTGAGAATTTAGGCCAGGACCAGGGCCAGGGAGCTGGAGTTGAGCTTGCAAGCCTTCCTAGGACACGCTGTGGGCCTGAACGTGAAGTATGGATTGGAGCCCTAGACAGGGCTTGGAGGGCTGGCCAGGAGTTCTAGGATGAGCTTGCTTGCTCTGGCAGAGGTGGGACCACAGGAGAGTCCCGGCACCACTGCGGTGCCTGCTGATGGAATGAGTTCATCTGTGTTTCAGTGATTAACTTTATTTGGCAGAAAGGGAATTCCCGGAAATCTGGGTGTTCTGCTAAGCCGGGGGCATAGAGGGTGGCTGAGGGCTCTGCCTGCACTCAGGGGTCTGTCCTGCACTCTAGGTCCAGGTCTCTGCCCCTGGGCCGCCTGAGGCTCTGCCATGGCCCAGCAGAGAGCCCTGCCCCAGAGCAAGGAGACACTGCTGCAGTCTTACAACAAGCGGCTGAAGGATGACATCAAGTCCATCATGGACAACTTCACCGAGATCATCAAGACTgccaaggtggggtggggggggcacaAAGGAGAGCAGGGTCTGCGGAGGGGTGGAGACAGGAGAGGCCAGGGGAGGAGCAGTGTGAGTGAATGGTATTCCAGGCAGGAAGCACTCAGCGCACAGAGAGCCGGTCAGCAGCAGATAAATCAACCAGGTAATGGCACATTCTGGCAAAGCAGTGCGGGGGACTCTTGCTGGACCGCCGGGGCCCCGCGTCCATGTGGGTTTGGAGATTTCATTTTTTAGTGCATTGGTGCCTGGGGGCTTGGCACAGAGCCAGTGAGCAGGAGACAGGCAGGCTGAGGGGAGAAGCCCCGGCACCTCCGGGCAGGTGGAGTGGTCAGCACTGGGCCTGCAAGCCTGCTGATGGTTGCAGCTGCACCACATTGGGCTGTATCCCTTCTGGCTGCTGCAGAGCTGGCAGGCTGGGTAAGCACTGATGGTAAGCCTGGAAGCCAGCGTGTACTTTGTGCTCGCCATGTGTCAAGCCACGTTGTGTGGCTGTCTGTGCCCATTCCGCTAAATCTTCATGGGGACTCTGAGGTGGGCATCACTGTCCTCTCCAGTTTAGGAGGAAACCCAGGCCCAGGAGACTTATTGACTTGCCCAAGCTCACTCAGCTAACTGGCTGAGCCAGGATTAGAACCCACAAGGTCTGGCTCTTAACTACTGAGGGTACCTGACACCCACCCCGAGCTGAGCCCTCAAAAAGCCCACTGGGAAGCCCCATCCAGGTTAGCCGAATGCACTGGCTGTGCTCCTGGCCCCTCTGTTCACTCTCTGAGATGCCTTGACTGCACCGGttgtcccagcctcccttgccCACTTAGAAACCAGGGGTGGCAGGCCAGGCTACTGTGAGAATGTCATGGGCTAATGGTGGTCAAACATgtgacacagtgcctggcacctgggAAGTGATCAGGAAATggtcactgaaagaaaaaatacatcatcccttcattcatccatctaacAGTTTACCAAATACCAAGCAAGTGAGGACAGTTCCTACCAAACAGGGTTCCCACAGCCCAGAAAGACCCGGCCCAGCTAAGACCCCCCTCCCTGCACCAAGCACGGCAGCTGTGTGGGTCGGCCTCCGTGTTTCTTGAGCAAGGTGCCTGTTGTCTGCCATTGCCAGAACAAGAGAGGGTGGAATTGAACCTTGCCAGGGCTTTGGCTGACAGCACTCAGGTCTGTAGAAGGCACCACAAACAGGTCGTGCCTAGTGTGGGCATCCTGGGCAGAGATGACAGTTACCATCAGCTGGGCTGGGCCGAGCCAGGGGTGGGACACCGTGGCTGGGTTGATTCTAGGTTTTCTTGTTTGCCCCCAGATTGAGGACGAGACACAGGTGTCACGGGCCACTCAAGGTGAACAGGACAATTACGAGATGCACGTGCGAGCTGCCAACATCGTGAgtggccagggtggagggcaCAGCCCAGGCTCCAGGAGGATCAGTCCCCGCTGGGGTTTCCTGGGTGGAGGGCTAGGGTGCTCTGAGGCTGGTCTGCTCTTCCCCCGAGAAGGAGCAGATGGAGGCAAATGTAGACATGCTCTAAAGAATGAGGTGGGGGAGACTGTCCGTACGTGGGGCACCTGGAGGAAGGCTGGCAGCCAGCCAGCCATGCCATCCTATAGCTGAACAGGTGCCAGGAAGAGGGCAGCCCTTCTGCTGACTCATGAGGTTCCTAAGGTCAGTTGGGAGTGCAAAGGCAAACAGCCGAACGGAACCGTAGGCACCATTGGATTCTTTCGGACCACAGGAGAAACACAGCAAGCAGATATTCCTGCAGCTTCATGTCCAAGGCAGAAAATGGGTGGGAAAAGGTCTCCCAGGATCCCTGCCCAGCTGGCAGCTGTGCTACCCCTGCCCGGGGGCAGGAGGCAAGAGGGATTGCAGCTTTATCTGTGGGGTTTGCGTTCGTAATGAGCGGAGTGTGCACCTGCATAAGTGGACTGGAGGCCGGTCCTGCAAGAATGGAAGccagaggctgagaggaggggagGGCTGCCCTCCGGAACTGACATCCCAGTtttctcacttaattctcacaaatGAACCTGTGGAGGTCAGGGATAGAGTCCCACTTTGTAATGAAGCAGAGGCTCCCAGAGAGGCCATAACTTGCCCAGCATCAGCCACCTTCGGGCAGGGCCGCTGCCCCCCCCCTCACCCTGTGCCCACCCTGGTTCTCATGGCCACAGGTCCGAGCCGGTGAGTCCCTGATGAAGCTGGTGTCCGACCTCAAGCAGTTCCTGATCCTCAACGACTTCCCCTCCGTGAACGAGGCCATCGACCAGCGCAACCAGCAGCTGCGTGCGCTGCAGGAGGAGTGCGACCGGAAGCTCATCACGCTGCGGGACGAGATCTCCATTGACCTCTACGAGCTGGAGGAGGAGTATTACTCGTCCAGGTACAAATAGTGCCGGACTCCCTGTGGAGAGTGGGAGCCTGCCTACCTGGGCCTGGCCAGCAGGCAAGGCTGGCCTGACTCTCAAGGGCCTTCTGCTTTTTCAAATCCTTGCTGCTCTTGGCAGTGGAGCCGTGCCTGGGTTTCAGAGCAGAGCTCCTGGCCAGAGAGTTTGATCGACAGACAATTCACGAGCATCTGCCAGGGCCCTGGGCCTTTCCCACAGTGCGGTGTGATGAAAGCCTCAGGACTCAATGCCAGTTGGACAGGCTGAGTCTGGAGAAGGGAGGGCCCGGCTGGCATCCCCTGCAGGGTCTCTTCCTGAGAGCCTCCCTCCTCGGGCAGTGCCTCTGGGCCAGTGCTGCGCCTGTTAGCATCTGAATCCATATTCAGAGATTTTGACCAAGGCTGGGCCAGCCCCTCCTGGGCACTCAAGTCCATACCTATGTCCAGGGCATCAGGGATTCAGTTCCATGGGGATGTCACCAAACCCCAGTGTGGAGTCATGTGACTGTGGGGGGCGAAGCCCAGGCAGGGAATGGCCTTGAAAGCTGTTGGAGTTCCGATTTCTGACCCACTCAGCCTTATCCACGGAGCTGGAGCCGGCCCACGTGCCAGGCCCATGCCGGGCCCCAGGGATGCAGAAGGGTCAAAATCCATCATCCTGACCCTCTTGGGGCCGCGTAAGAAGCCAGAAACCTGAACCTTTTCAGCTGGCAGGGTCTGAGAAATCAGAGTCCACGTGTTTTTTACCTAGGGGGAATCTTATGCTGAGACAGGGAGGCCTTCCTCTCTGCCCCCGTTAGCTTAGACAATTGAGATTCAGTCCAGCAGATGCCGAGTCCGTGTCCATCTTGTGCCTTCTCCTGGACAAAACTTTCATTCCTGGTGGTGGACTGAAAATGCCCCTTTCTGCCCACTGGCCACGCTGGGAGCCACAGAAATCTAGAGCCAGTGTGGCCTGGGGCTTGGTTTCCCTGCCCTGGGCTCAGTGGCACTGCCTGGCTGCAGCAGTTCTAGAGTTTTCCAGGGCGTTGTGGGGGGAATCTTTGGTCCCCAGTACTCATTAACTCTGCAGACGGGAGACAGCATTTCCTACACAGCAGGGTGGCCGAGAGGGGTCCTGGGGTGTGTCAGACCCCTCTGGGCGTGTCCATCCACAACTGTTCTGTTTGTCTCTTGGGGCAGCCACTATCCCTGAGGGCCCCTGGACAGAGCAGCTGTGAGGCCAAAATTCAGCCTGCCTTgccttggggtggggagggagggaacctGCCCACAGCCCTGCAGCAGAGTAGGGTGCAAACGCAGGACAGATGTGCCAGGCTTCCCACGCCCTCCCCAATAGTCCCTCGGCTTCATCCAGAGGGGCTTCCAGGCCAGCTCGTGTCCCCTCCCGCAAGCATCCTGTCCACACCAGCGCCCCCGGGGGCCTCACACAGCTCCTGTGGCAGAGGCAGTTGCCATTCCTCTGTACATTGCCTTTAAACAGCCAGGGCTGGGAAGAGTTTCCTCTGTCCCTGCCTGCTGGTGCCCCAGAGGGTGCTACgctccccaccccgccccgcaTGAGCTGCCCCTCCGTGCCTGCCTGCCCACCCGCCGCTATTTCCTCTTTCTGgctctgcctctcctcctccactctccTCGGGATGCTACTCTGTGCCCAGGACGGTTCTGAGAGTGAACAAGGGCAGGAGCAAGGGAGGCAGGACGTGGGAAAGCCAGCGCCCCTGCCTGCAGGTTAGAAGGAGGTGGGCGTGGGCCATTACAGCTGCGGGCATCGGAAGGGCTAGCTGTGCCCTTCACCTGTATCCTGGCCGCCCTGAGGATTCCCCATGTTAAAAGTGGGGACGCCTGCCAGAGGCCACCTGGCTGTTGGAGCTACAGGGAAGTGCCAAGGCCTGTGTTACCAACTTCGCCACCTTCAGGCTGTGTCAGACAGGGACAGACTCAGAAAGAAGACAGAGTCCGCCCTCAGAGAGCTCTCTGCAGTGTAGTGACCCTGGTTTCTGCAGTCGGGCAGGAGGGAGGGCTGCCAGGCTGACAGCTTCCTGCAAGAGGAGGGGACCAGCACCAGCTGGGAGGCAGGGATTAGGACAGGCCCATGTGGAGGCTGGGCAGGAAGAGCctgctgaggtcacacagctgttgGTGGCTGTGCCAGGGTGGCTTCTTCCTTTAAGGAAgctcggggccgggcgcggtggctcacgcctgtaatcccagcactttgggcggctgaggcgggtggatcacgaggtccagagatcgagaccatcctggtcaacatggtgaaaccccgtctctactaaaaatacaaaaaattagctgggcatggtggcacgtgcctgtaatcccaggtactcaggaggctgaggcaggagaattgcctgaacccaggaggtggaggtggcggtgagccgagactgcgccattgcactccagcctgggtaacaagagcgaaagcccatctcaaaaaaaaaaaaggatgctcgGGTGGCTCTCACCACCGGCCCCTCTCTCTGCCAGGCCTGCCGACTCAGGCCAGCTGGAGCAGGAGTAGAAAAGGGGAAAGGCAGGTCTGGGTATGGTCATGTTTTCTTAACTCTGCTTCTGTCTTGCTTTCCCCTCCCCTGCTTTCCTCTCTGCCTGCTCCTGTCTCCCTGGGGTTTCTGGTGGTGGAAAAGCTCAAGCCTTTGCGAAGCTAATGACCTGCCTCTGTGTGAAGCTTACGGGAGGCTGGACCTCGACACAGACTCTGCTGATGGTCTCTCGGCCCCTCTGCTGGTGTCCCCGGAGCACAGTACTGGCCCCCTGCAGGCAGCAGCCCCTGCCCATTCCCATGCCGGTGGCCCCGGCCCCACTGAGCACACCTGAGCCTCTGGGGCCACCTTTCATCGTCAGGAACAAAACCTGAGGTCGCCCTCTGGATGCTGCCACAGCCTTGCTTCTTTCAGCCTAGGTTCCCATTTGGGGACTTCAGGATCCCAGAGCCACTGGGACTTCCTTGCGGAGCTCGTTAGCCCATGGCTGGTACAGCCAGGATGATTGGGAAAGTGGTTTCCTGGCCGTTTCTGAACAGCCCATCATTCCCTGAGTCGTCATCTCTCTTTGCTACCTTTCTGGCCGGCCAGGTAGAAGAAAGTTTCCAACATAGGTGTGGCCTGTTGGGGACCTCAGCAGTGGGGCAGGAGGGTGCCTGACATGGGGAGCCCCAACCCAAGCTTGTTAGAGTTGGGAGGGACTCCGAGCAGACAGTGTTGGGCAGTCCGGGGTTCCTGTGCGGAGCCCCACCTGCTGTTTCTTGCCCTGAGCCACACATTGGTGCCGTGGCTGAGTGTTACGGCAGGGCCTTGTGAGAAGGGTTGCCCCCGCATATGGAAGCTGGTGGGACTCATTCCTAACTCCGCCTCTGTAATGAGACTTGATTAAAACAGCGCCACCCTTTTGCATCGctgctctttctttctcattcctcATCAGCCCAGAGCCAGGCTCAGTCTCCCAGCAGCTGTCCGGGCAGTAGCTCCTCAGCTCTTCCTGAACAGCCTGGCCCGAGGTCACCCTCTCCCCACCGGCACCTGGTAGGTCCCCAGTATTCAGTGAATGGAGCTGATGCATCATTGCACATCTAGGCAGCGGTGCCTGTGATGGCATCTCATCCTCACTGCCACCCAAGCCAGTACTCCTGGTGCCAGTAATTCAGAGAGGAGAGAATATGGACTTAGAAGGGGTGAGGTTTACCCGTGGTCACAGAGATAGGACGTGAAATGGCAGAACCCTGATGGAACTCTAGATCGGGTGTCTCTTGGTGCCAGGCTCAccttagaaatgcagaaatcacagcACTGGGCAGGAAGTGTTGGGGGAGCACACCTGCCCCTAACTCCCACACCCCCCAGTTCCTCCACCACCATCCATGTGCTTCATCTTCTCTCGGGGGAGACTATCATCTTCCTGATGTATGGATGAGGTGACAGCCCAGGTTCCAGCCTTGTGGACAGGCAAGAACACAGCTGACCCATCACCACCTGGACCAGAGGACCCCACAGCCAAGCAGAAGGCACCAGTCAGACAGGAGCCTGAGGCCCAGCCACAACTCTGGGCCCGGCTTCTGGGGTGGCCTAGGGAAGTTGCTTCCCCTCTGAGGGAATTTCCCCATTGAGAAGTCTGCTGATCTCTTCCTGCACTGTTTTAGTTGTGGAAATGCCATGTACTTAACCACTAAGGAGCAATCAGGTCACCAGCAGATGGAAGCACATAAGAAGGGAAAGCCGGCAAGGAACAGGCCAGACTTTGCCGTGGGATCCCACGTGTCCTGTTTCTGAAAACCTGAGCGATAAGACCTTCTGCCATCAGCTTTGTTTTCTGCTTGGCCAGTACCAACATTCCCATGTGAAAATAAAGTTGTTTCTCCCTTCTTAAAGCCAGGCCGCTCTCCAGACCCTTTTCCTCTCCAGGTCATGGCCCTTGGCAGCAGCGCTCCACGGGGAAGCAGCTGGCATGTCTATCTGCAGTTCTCTCTCAAGCCCACGTCAGAGGTTTCACCTCCACCACTCTAGCAACACTACACCTATTAAGGTCACCAGCGGCCTCCAGGTTGCTAAGCCCTGGCCAATCCCCAGTCTATGCTACTCTTTTATCCCAAGCTTTTTCTTTTGAGGGGATTTGAACTCATGGAAGCACTTGTCAGTTTGCCTCTGAGCACCTTCTCCTACCATCAAAACCTAAATGAATGATTCCATATCCTCTGGTATCTGGCCATAGTTAGATTTCTTCTGTTGTTCCGGAAGTAgtttttttattcctatttttattttgcattgtatTTGGTTGTTACTTCGGATAGTCTTAAAATCTAACAGGaccgggccaggcacagtggctcacgcctataatcccagcactttgggaggctaaggtgggtggatcacttgaggtcaggattttgagaccagaatgggcaatatggtaaaaccccgtctctactaaaaaaaaatacagaaagtagccagacgtagtggcacacacctgtagtcctgctactcaagaagctgaggcaggagaattgcttgaacccaggaggtggaagttgcagtgagcccagatcacatcactgcactccaatcctgggcaaaagagtgagaccccgactcaaaaactaaaaacaggatCAGAGTGGTGGTGAGATGGCAGTGGGTCTAGTTGGGTTCTGGAGTTGCTCTGAATGCACAGCTGACAGCATTTGCTGAAGCGTTGGACGTGGGAATAAGAAAGGAGTCAGTGGTTTCAGTCTGATGTAAGCACCTGGAAGGATGGAGCTTTTAACTGAAAAAGTTGGAATGAGAGGATGAGATGGGGCTTAGGGGATCAGATACACATTCTGAACTCAGTAGGTGATGGGGTTAAGATGCCCAGCAGTCCAGGGGAGTCATCTGCAGTGTCACGCCCATCCTCCATGAAGCATCACCTCTAGGCTGGTCTGAATGACAATGGGATGTCAGAACTTACCTTAGTGTCACTGTAGTTGGCATACAACCCGCCCCcccccactgctaaatttgactggctttttgaaaagtgaaaaaaatgtgtattttttgacAGCCTGGCactccaggctagaatgcagtggcatgatcttggctcactgaaacctccagctcacgggttcaagccatcttctcagcctcctgagtagttgggactacaggggcagGCCACCACATtcacctaattttaaaatatttttgtagggataggggctcactatgttgccaaggctggtctcaaactcttgggctcaaagtgatcctcctgtcttgggctcaaagtgatcctcctgccttggcctcccaaagtgctgaa from the Callithrix jacchus isolate 240 chromosome 1, calJac240_pri, whole genome shotgun sequence genome contains:
- the LOC118142782 gene encoding mediator of RNA polymerase II transcription subunit 22 isoform X3, which translates into the protein MAQQRALPQSKETLLQSYNKRLKDDIKSIMDNFTEIIKTAKIEDETQVSRATQGEQDNYEMHVRAANIVRAGESLMKLVSDLKQFLILNDFPSVNEAIDQRNQQLRALQEECDRKLITLRDEISIDLYELEEEYYSSRYK
- the LOC118142782 gene encoding mediator of RNA polymerase II transcription subunit 22 isoform X2, which produces MTTFLGPLPCRAETGGSWAQCRDEIEDETQVSRATQGEQDNYEMHVRAANIVRAGESLMKLVSDLKQFLILNDFPSVNEAIDQRNQQLRALQEECDRKLITLRDEISIDLYELEEEYYSSSSSLCEANDLPLCEAYGRLDLDTDSADGLSAPLLVSPEHSTGPLQAAAPAHSHAGGPGPTEHT
- the LOC118142782 gene encoding mediator of RNA polymerase II transcription subunit 22 isoform X1, which gives rise to MAQQRALPQSKETLLQSYNKRLKDDIKSIMDNFTEIIKTAKIEDETQVSRATQGEQDNYEMHVRAANIVRAGESLMKLVSDLKQFLILNDFPSVNEAIDQRNQQLRALQEECDRKLITLRDEISIDLYELEEEYYSSSSSLCEANDLPLCEAYGRLDLDTDSADGLSAPLLVSPEHSTGPLQAAAPAHSHAGGPGPTEHT